A genome region from Streptomyces xanthophaeus includes the following:
- the glgX gene encoding glycogen debranching protein GlgX, which translates to MQVWPGQAYPLGATYDGAGTNFAVYSEAARRIELCLLHDDGSESAVELRETDAFVRHAYLPGVMPGQRYGFRVHGPYEPERGRRCNAAKLLLDPYARAISGRVSWNEAVYGYHFGRPDSRNDLDSAPHTMSSVVVNPYFDWANDRPPRHEYHHTVLYEAHVKGLTMHHPDLPEELRGTYGALAHPAVIGHLAKLGVTALELMPVHQFVNDHRLVNDGLSNYWGYNTIGFFAPHNGYASGDRGQQVLEFKSAVRALHEAGIEVILDVVYNHTAEGNHLGPTLSFRGLDNASYYRLADDPRHYMDTTGTGNSLLMRSPHVLQLIMDSLRYWVTEMHVDGFRFDLAATLARQFHEVDRLSSFFDLVQQDPVVSQVKLIAEPWDLGEGGYQVGNFPPLWTEWNGKYRDTVRDLWRGQPRTLAEFAGRLTGSSDLYQDDGRRPLASINFTTCHDGFTLNDLVSYDEKHNEANREGNRDGETHNRSWNCGVEGPTEDPEILELRERQMRNFTATLMLSQGVPMLSHGDEFGRTQQGNNNAYCQDNELSWVRWPEPGKPAPSLLEFTRRMVWLRRDHPVFRRRRFFHGRPVEGTHDELSDIAWFTPHGEEMRARDWQAQHAKALTVFLNGEAISEPGTRGERITDDSFLLMFNAGAELQDFTVPAGHGAQWRLVVDTARADVLPPGTGPQFAAGDRVALTGRCLVVLQRPA; encoded by the coding sequence ATGCAGGTCTGGCCGGGACAGGCGTATCCGCTGGGTGCCACGTACGACGGCGCCGGCACCAATTTCGCGGTCTACTCGGAGGCCGCCCGACGCATCGAGCTGTGTCTCCTGCACGACGACGGGTCGGAATCGGCCGTGGAGCTGCGCGAGACGGACGCCTTCGTCCGCCACGCGTACCTGCCCGGCGTCATGCCGGGCCAGCGCTACGGATTCCGGGTGCACGGCCCGTACGAGCCCGAGCGCGGCCGGCGCTGCAACGCGGCGAAGCTGCTGCTGGACCCGTACGCACGGGCCATTAGCGGCCGGGTCAGCTGGAACGAGGCGGTGTACGGATACCACTTCGGCCGGCCGGACTCGCGCAACGACCTGGACTCCGCCCCGCACACGATGAGCTCGGTGGTGGTGAACCCGTACTTCGACTGGGCCAACGACCGGCCGCCGCGCCACGAGTACCACCACACCGTGCTGTACGAGGCCCACGTCAAGGGTCTGACCATGCACCATCCGGACCTCCCCGAGGAGCTGCGCGGCACCTACGGGGCGCTGGCGCACCCGGCGGTCATCGGCCACCTCGCCAAGCTCGGGGTGACGGCGCTGGAGCTGATGCCGGTCCACCAGTTCGTCAACGACCACCGGCTGGTCAACGACGGGCTGAGCAACTACTGGGGCTACAACACCATCGGTTTCTTCGCCCCGCACAACGGCTATGCCTCGGGCGACCGCGGCCAGCAGGTGCTGGAGTTCAAGTCGGCGGTCCGGGCGCTGCACGAGGCCGGCATCGAGGTGATCCTCGACGTGGTCTACAACCACACCGCCGAGGGGAACCACCTGGGCCCGACGCTGTCCTTCCGGGGGCTGGACAACGCCTCGTACTACCGGCTGGCGGACGATCCGCGCCACTACATGGACACCACCGGCACCGGGAACTCGCTGCTGATGCGCTCCCCGCACGTGCTCCAGCTGATCATGGACTCGCTGCGCTACTGGGTCACCGAGATGCATGTGGACGGCTTCCGTTTCGACCTGGCGGCGACGCTGGCCCGCCAGTTCCACGAGGTGGACCGGCTGTCCTCGTTCTTCGACCTGGTCCAGCAGGATCCGGTGGTCAGCCAGGTGAAGCTCATCGCGGAGCCCTGGGACCTGGGCGAGGGCGGCTACCAGGTGGGCAATTTCCCGCCGCTGTGGACCGAGTGGAACGGCAAGTACCGGGACACCGTGCGGGACCTGTGGCGCGGGCAGCCGCGCACGCTCGCGGAGTTCGCAGGAAGGCTGACGGGCTCCTCGGACCTCTACCAGGACGACGGGCGGCGCCCGCTGGCGTCGATCAACTTCACCACCTGCCACGACGGTTTCACCCTGAACGACCTGGTCTCGTACGACGAGAAGCACAACGAGGCCAACCGGGAGGGCAATCGGGACGGCGAGACCCACAACCGCTCCTGGAACTGCGGGGTGGAGGGGCCCACCGAGGATCCGGAGATCCTGGAGCTGCGCGAACGCCAGATGCGCAATTTCACGGCCACCCTGATGCTGTCGCAGGGGGTGCCGATGCTCAGCCACGGCGACGAGTTCGGCCGCACCCAGCAGGGGAACAACAACGCCTACTGCCAGGACAACGAGTTGAGCTGGGTGCGCTGGCCGGAGCCCGGCAAACCGGCGCCGTCCCTGCTGGAGTTCACCCGGCGGATGGTGTGGCTGCGCCGCGACCACCCGGTCTTCCGGCGGCGCCGGTTCTTCCACGGGCGGCCGGTGGAGGGCACGCACGACGAGCTGTCGGACATCGCCTGGTTCACCCCGCACGGGGAGGAGATGCGGGCGCGGGACTGGCAGGCGCAGCACGCGAAGGCGCTGACCGTCTTCCTCAACGGGGAGGCGATCTCCGAGCCGGGCACCCGCGGGGAGCGGATCACGGACGACTCGTTCCTGCTGATGTTCAACGCGGGCGCGGAGCTGCAGGACTTCACCGTTCCGGCGGGGCACGGCGCGCAGTGGCGGCTGGTGGTGGACACGGCGCGGGCGGACGTACTGCCACCCGGCACCGGGCCGCAGTTCGCGGCCGGTGACCGGGTGGCGCTGACGGGGCGGTGCCTGGTGGTGCTTCAGCGCCCGGCGTAG
- a CDS encoding MFS transporter produces the protein MVGTVSTYRKVIALTGPLLPLVSFLARLPVAMSQFGSFLLVAQTSGSLATAGTVGGTLSIGQVLFGPVLGWLADRHGQRPVVLTAAAVNAVATAALVAGALTHLATVPLAAIGALTGASVPLIGPLARTRSVALAHRAKSDESVVGAVHALEGTLDEVSFVFGPALVGLAALLAHPAVALAGAAGLVAVFGTIYALHPTAAVTAGAPARDRRPGSRVRPPGVVHAVRGSLALQGAMFGACQAGITALTIRLGVPGQAAVVYSAMGVVSAVVGISLGALPARFGLRLRWRVATGAALVLSAPLLFTDSLWPLYAVVTVLGAAYAPHLITAFALTERAVDPARLSTSMAFAASCLVAGQATALVACGRLAEAYGPDGAFAVAVGAAALCLLLALVTKVPADRTHTAGVSIPGPRTGTAPATEGSGAAYAGR, from the coding sequence GTGGTTGGAACCGTCAGCACCTATCGAAAAGTCATCGCCCTGACCGGGCCCCTACTTCCGCTCGTCTCATTCCTCGCCCGACTGCCCGTCGCGATGTCCCAGTTCGGCAGCTTCCTGCTGGTCGCCCAGACCAGCGGCTCCCTCGCCACCGCCGGCACGGTCGGCGGCACCCTCTCCATCGGACAGGTCCTCTTCGGACCCGTCCTCGGCTGGCTCGCCGACCGCCACGGGCAGCGCCCGGTGGTCCTGACCGCGGCCGCCGTCAACGCCGTGGCCACCGCCGCCCTGGTCGCCGGGGCGCTCACGCACCTGGCCACCGTCCCGCTCGCCGCGATCGGCGCCCTCACCGGAGCCTCCGTACCGCTGATCGGACCGCTCGCCCGTACCCGCTCGGTGGCCCTGGCGCACCGGGCCAAGTCCGACGAGAGCGTCGTCGGCGCCGTCCACGCGCTCGAAGGCACCCTGGACGAGGTCTCCTTCGTCTTCGGACCCGCCCTCGTCGGACTCGCCGCTCTCCTCGCACACCCGGCCGTCGCCCTCGCCGGCGCGGCCGGCCTCGTCGCCGTCTTCGGCACGATCTACGCGCTGCACCCGACCGCCGCCGTCACGGCCGGGGCACCCGCGCGGGACCGGCGCCCGGGAAGCCGGGTCCGGCCGCCCGGCGTGGTCCACGCCGTACGCGGATCCCTCGCCCTCCAGGGAGCGATGTTCGGCGCCTGCCAGGCGGGCATCACCGCGCTCACCATCCGGCTCGGCGTCCCCGGCCAGGCCGCCGTCGTCTACTCCGCCATGGGCGTCGTCAGCGCGGTCGTCGGCATCTCCCTCGGCGCGCTGCCCGCCCGCTTCGGGCTGCGGCTGCGCTGGCGGGTGGCGACCGGCGCGGCCCTGGTGCTCTCGGCGCCCCTGCTGTTCACCGACAGCCTGTGGCCGCTGTACGCCGTCGTCACCGTCCTGGGTGCCGCCTACGCACCCCATCTGATCACCGCGTTCGCGCTCACCGAGCGGGCCGTGGACCCGGCCCGGCTCTCCACCTCGATGGCCTTCGCCGCCAGCTGCCTGGTGGCCGGGCAAGCCACCGCCCTCGTCGCCTGCGGGCGCCTCGCCGAGGCGTACGGCCCCGACGGGGCCTTCGCCGTGGCCGTCGGGGCGGCCGCGCTCTGCCTGCTCCTCGCCCTCGTCACCAAGGTGCCCGCCGACCGGACGCACACCGCAGGGGTGAGCATCCCGGGACCGCGGACCGGCACCGCCCCGGCGACGGAAGGGAGCGGCGCCGCCTACGCCGGGCGCTGA
- the treY gene encoding malto-oligosyltrehalose synthase, with protein sequence MSQPHATPESESDVPTPVTPTSTYRLQLRPEFPFAAAEEAVPYIASLGVSHLHLSPVLEAVPGSTHGYDVTDHSRVRAELGGEPGLRALAGAARAHGLGLVLDIVPNHMAVPTPLRLNRPLWEVLREGPGSPYARWFDIDWEAGGGQVLLPVLAGPVESCELWADGEVLRYGEQQFPLREGTSGLALPELLAAQWYRPAWWREARTSLNYRRFFTISELIGVRVEDPEVFTATHAKVLELVRDGVADGLRIDHVDGLADPEQYLRRLRAAAGDGCWVVVEKILAREERLPSAWPVAGTTGYDALHRVDGVFTDPEGAAELAARYGESTGLPRWPEAARTSAREVLTGDLAAELGALERQAGPGLAAAVRELLIAFPVYRPYPGEPELPPQALEQAAAAAGPGPVAAVRELLLRDPAFAARFAQTSAALRAKSLEDRAFYRYAPLLSATEVGGEPGRPAVSAAEFHAYCAALAREWPAAGTVLSTHDTKRSADVRARIAALTQAPELMGRPEGPDPQLAWVARQTALGLGRVHEAGPRLADALLKAVREAALHTSWTERDEEYEAGVAGYVRAPLDLPAELAGAARANLLGMTLLHLAMPGVPEIYQGAETEYRALVDPDNRRPARFPRRALARLDTGAAPGDPAEEKLGLTATLLRLRRNRPELFRGYAPVLARGPAADHLLAFTRAPGLLVAATRLSHRLAASGGWRDTRLHLPPGTWTRLAPVSPRADSPVSHSGPADVAALLDGHPVGVWLRR encoded by the coding sequence ATGAGCCAGCCGCACGCGACCCCCGAATCGGAATCTGACGTTCCGACACCAGTCACTCCGACGTCGACCTACCGCCTCCAGCTGCGCCCGGAGTTCCCCTTCGCGGCGGCCGAGGAAGCCGTACCGTACATCGCTTCGCTCGGCGTGTCGCACCTGCACCTCTCTCCGGTCCTGGAAGCGGTGCCCGGCTCGACGCACGGCTACGACGTCACCGACCACTCCCGCGTGCGGGCCGAACTCGGCGGCGAGCCGGGCCTGCGGGCCCTGGCCGGGGCCGCCCGGGCGCACGGGCTCGGGCTGGTCCTCGACATCGTGCCCAACCACATGGCGGTCCCGACCCCGCTGCGGCTGAACCGGCCCCTGTGGGAGGTGCTGCGCGAGGGCCCCGGCTCGCCCTACGCCCGCTGGTTCGACATCGACTGGGAGGCGGGCGGCGGGCAGGTACTGCTTCCGGTGCTGGCCGGGCCGGTGGAGTCCTGCGAGCTGTGGGCCGACGGCGAGGTGCTGCGCTACGGGGAGCAGCAGTTCCCGCTGCGGGAAGGGACCTCGGGGCTGGCGCTGCCCGAGCTGCTCGCCGCGCAGTGGTACCGGCCGGCCTGGTGGCGCGAAGCCCGTACCTCGCTCAACTACCGGCGCTTCTTCACCATTTCGGAGCTCATCGGGGTCCGGGTGGAGGACCCGGAGGTGTTCACGGCCACCCATGCGAAGGTGCTGGAGCTGGTCCGGGACGGGGTGGCGGACGGGCTGCGGATCGACCACGTGGACGGCCTGGCGGACCCGGAGCAGTACCTGCGCCGGCTGCGGGCGGCGGCGGGCGACGGCTGCTGGGTGGTGGTCGAGAAGATCCTGGCCCGCGAGGAGCGGCTGCCGTCCGCCTGGCCGGTGGCGGGGACCACCGGCTACGACGCCCTGCACCGGGTGGACGGGGTGTTCACCGACCCCGAGGGCGCCGCCGAGCTGGCGGCCCGGTACGGGGAGAGCACCGGGCTGCCCCGCTGGCCGGAGGCGGCCCGGACCTCCGCCCGGGAGGTGCTGACCGGCGACCTGGCCGCCGAACTGGGGGCGCTGGAGCGGCAGGCCGGTCCCGGTCTTGCCGCAGCGGTACGGGAGTTGCTGATCGCCTTCCCCGTCTACCGGCCGTATCCCGGGGAGCCGGAGCTGCCGCCGCAGGCCCTGGAGCAGGCGGCCGCGGCGGCCGGCCCGGGCCCGGTGGCCGCCGTACGGGAGCTGCTGCTGCGGGATCCGGCCTTCGCCGCCCGCTTCGCCCAGACCTCGGCGGCCCTGCGCGCCAAGTCCCTGGAGGACCGGGCCTTCTACCGGTACGCGCCGCTGCTGTCGGCCACCGAGGTCGGCGGGGAGCCGGGGCGGCCGGCGGTGTCGGCGGCGGAGTTCCACGCGTACTGCGCCGCCCTGGCCCGGGAGTGGCCGGCGGCCGGGACGGTCCTGTCCACGCACGACACCAAGCGCAGCGCGGACGTCCGCGCCCGGATCGCGGCGCTGACCCAGGCGCCGGAGCTGATGGGGCGCCCCGAGGGGCCCGACCCCCAGCTGGCCTGGGTGGCCCGGCAGACCGCGCTGGGGCTCGGCCGGGTCCACGAGGCCGGGCCGCGGCTGGCCGACGCACTGCTCAAGGCGGTCCGCGAGGCGGCCCTGCACACCAGCTGGACCGAACGGGACGAGGAGTACGAGGCGGGCGTGGCCGGATACGTCCGGGCCCCGCTCGACCTCCCGGCGGAACTGGCCGGGGCGGCCCGCGCGAACCTCCTCGGCATGACCCTGCTGCACCTGGCGATGCCGGGGGTCCCGGAGATCTACCAGGGCGCGGAGACGGAGTACCGGGCCCTGGTGGACCCCGACAACCGGCGTCCGGCCCGCTTCCCCCGCCGGGCACTGGCCCGGCTGGACACGGGGGCCGCCCCCGGGGACCCGGCCGAGGAGAAACTGGGGCTCACGGCCACCCTGCTACGGCTGCGCCGTAACCGGCCGGAGCTCTTCCGGGGCTATGCGCCGGTCCTCGCCCGGGGCCCGGCCGCCGACCATCTGCTGGCCTTCACCCGGGCCCCCGGACTGCTGGTGGCGGCCACCCGGCTCTCCCACCGGCTGGCGGCGTCGGGCGGCTGGCGGGACACCCGCCTGCACCTGCCGCCCGGCACCTGGACCCGTCTCGCCCCCGTCTCCCCGCGCGCGGACTCCCCCGTGTCGCACAGCGGTCCGGCCGATGTGGCCGCCCTGCTGGACGGCCATCCGGTGGGTGTCTGGCTGCGCCGGTGA
- a CDS encoding LysR family transcriptional regulator, with the protein MSLRQMEYFLAVVEESSFTRAADGLHVTQPALSHQVKALERSVGGALLERMPRGVRLTPMGRAFLPHAQLAVRSARQAERAARAAAGVAGGELHIATVHALAVGLLPGVAARWRSLHPGVSLVLREYGSTEALEEQLERGVADLAVGPEPAGWLGPLLRIGREELVIVVPFDDPLAGRTAVALAELAHRDWIRCAMEPLVDGVLVLDRACGALGFTPHTVLRTEHTSTAVRMAAAGVGVVMAPAHMVRGAVGEDCVLLSLDPPWHRPLAVFSRVPLTGAAAAFAELIGTGSGSGARAAADPGCPGGPPQ; encoded by the coding sequence ATGAGCCTGCGCCAGATGGAGTACTTCCTGGCCGTCGTGGAGGAGTCCTCCTTCACCCGCGCCGCGGACGGTCTGCACGTCACGCAGCCCGCCCTGTCCCACCAGGTCAAGGCCCTGGAGCGGTCCGTGGGCGGCGCGCTGCTGGAGCGGATGCCCCGCGGGGTCCGGCTCACCCCCATGGGCCGCGCCTTCCTGCCGCACGCGCAGCTCGCCGTCCGCAGCGCCCGTCAGGCCGAGCGGGCCGCCCGCGCCGCCGCCGGGGTGGCCGGCGGCGAACTGCACATCGCCACCGTGCACGCGCTGGCCGTCGGCCTGCTCCCGGGCGTCGCCGCCCGCTGGCGGTCCCTGCATCCGGGGGTGTCCCTGGTGCTGCGTGAGTACGGCAGCACCGAGGCCCTGGAGGAGCAGCTGGAACGGGGCGTCGCCGACCTCGCGGTGGGCCCGGAGCCCGCGGGCTGGCTGGGGCCGCTGCTGCGGATCGGCCGGGAGGAACTGGTCATCGTCGTCCCCTTCGACGATCCGCTGGCCGGCCGCACGGCCGTCGCCCTCGCCGAACTCGCCCACCGCGACTGGATCCGCTGCGCGATGGAACCCCTGGTCGACGGCGTCCTGGTGCTCGACCGGGCGTGCGGGGCGCTCGGTTTCACCCCGCACACGGTGCTGCGTACGGAGCACACCTCGACGGCGGTGCGGATGGCGGCCGCCGGGGTGGGCGTCGTCATGGCCCCGGCCCACATGGTCCGCGGCGCGGTCGGCGAGGACTGCGTCCTGCTCTCCCTCGACCCGCCGTGGCACCGGCCCCTGGCGGTCTTCTCCCGGGTCCCGCTGACCGGGGCCGCGGCCGCCTTCGCGGAGCTGATCGGTACCGGGTCCGGGTCCGGTGCCCGGGCCGCGGCGGATCCGGGCTGCCCCGGCGGTCCGCCGCAGTGA
- the lpdA gene encoding dihydrolipoyl dehydrogenase has translation MTNDSAVDVIVIGGGTGGYSTALRASALGLSVLLAERDKVGGTCLHRGCIPSKAMLHAAELVDGIAEARERWGVRASVESVDWPALTATRDDIVSRNHKGVEGHLEHAGVRVVRRGARLTGPRSVRTEDGREFTATRGIVLATGSRPRSLPGLEPDGHTVVTSDDALFAPGLPASVLVLGGGAIGVEYASFHRSMGAEVTLVEAADRLVPLEDTDVSRHLARGLKKRGIDVQTGARLEGAERLASGGVRATVRTARGELREIGAERLLVAVGRVPVTDGLDLAAAGLATDGRGFVAPADWSRLETAVPGIHVVGDLLPPPSLGLAHASFAEGLLVAETLAGVASAPVDYAAVPRVTYSAPQTAAVGLTEAQAREAAYDVVVNTMPLTAVAKGMVHGQGGTVKVVAERHGRVLGVHLVGPHVSEMIAESQLIVGWDAEPGDVARHVHAHPTLSEAVGEAFLSLAGRGLHQQ, from the coding sequence ATGACCAACGACAGCGCAGTGGATGTGATCGTGATCGGCGGCGGTACGGGCGGCTACAGCACCGCCCTGCGCGCCTCGGCCCTGGGCCTGAGCGTCCTGCTCGCGGAACGCGACAAGGTCGGCGGGACCTGCCTGCACCGGGGCTGCATCCCCAGCAAGGCCATGCTGCACGCGGCGGAACTCGTCGACGGCATAGCCGAGGCGCGCGAGCGCTGGGGGGTCCGGGCGAGCGTGGAGTCGGTCGACTGGCCGGCCCTGACCGCCACCCGCGACGACATCGTCTCCCGCAACCACAAGGGTGTGGAAGGGCACTTGGAGCACGCAGGGGTGCGGGTGGTGCGCAGAGGCGCCCGGTTGACGGGGCCGCGCTCGGTACGGACCGAGGACGGGCGGGAGTTCACCGCCACCCGCGGGATCGTGCTGGCCACCGGGTCCCGGCCGCGTAGCCTGCCCGGCCTGGAGCCCGACGGCCACACGGTGGTGACCAGTGACGACGCGCTGTTCGCGCCCGGCCTGCCCGCTTCGGTGCTGGTGCTGGGCGGCGGGGCGATCGGGGTCGAGTACGCGTCCTTCCACCGTTCCATGGGCGCCGAGGTGACCCTGGTCGAGGCCGCGGACCGGCTGGTCCCGCTGGAGGACACGGACGTGTCCCGGCACCTGGCGCGGGGCCTGAAGAAGCGCGGGATCGACGTGCAGACCGGGGCCCGGCTGGAGGGCGCCGAGCGGCTCGCCTCCGGCGGCGTCCGGGCCACCGTGCGCACCGCGCGGGGGGAGCTGCGGGAGATCGGGGCGGAGCGCCTGCTGGTGGCGGTCGGGCGGGTCCCGGTGACCGACGGCCTGGACCTCGCGGCGGCCGGACTGGCCACCGACGGGCGGGGGTTCGTGGCCCCGGCCGACTGGTCCCGGCTGGAGACCGCCGTCCCGGGGATCCATGTGGTGGGCGACCTGCTGCCGCCGCCCTCGCTCGGGCTGGCGCACGCCTCCTTCGCGGAGGGCCTGCTGGTCGCGGAGACCCTGGCCGGGGTGGCGAGCGCGCCGGTGGACTACGCGGCGGTGCCGCGGGTGACCTACTCGGCCCCGCAGACCGCCGCCGTCGGGCTGACGGAGGCGCAGGCGCGCGAGGCGGCGTACGACGTGGTGGTGAACACGATGCCGCTGACCGCCGTGGCCAAGGGCATGGTGCACGGGCAGGGCGGCACGGTGAAGGTGGTCGCCGAGCGGCACGGGCGGGTGCTCGGCGTGCACCTGGTGGGGCCGCACGTGTCGGAGATGATCGCGGAGAGCCAGCTGATCGTGGGCTGGGACGCGGAACCGGGCGATGTGGCACGGCACGTCCACGCCCACCCGACGCTGTCGGAGGCGGTCGGGGAGGCCTTCCTCAGCCTGGCGGGCCGCGGACTGCACCAGCAGTAG
- a CDS encoding M14 family zinc carboxypeptidase — MTLLRDMRYPTPRELGLAARALADEHPGEARLRQAGTSRAGQPLWVLSVAATGGAPRAADRNVLVVAGAHANEPVGGATALSLARRVLDDPAPRAGCGWHFLLCADPDGADLHRTPHPYSLLDYHRNFFRPPGPEQPEWAPSLLPPDRLPPETLALMALIDELRPVLQVSLHATDLGGSWVQLTRDVPGLAEPFAKSAAELRIPVENGASDAAGWPSPGPGIFVIPQPGSEAAGAFHPEDTRLSTWYHAHRYAGTTAIVEVPMWASDLVDDPAPHPDPRGALRMLAERLTADAALVASVRGGADVRPGPPYEDEDEAPAAAPLLRAVDWTLALIPRIAAEWTAGAPEEASAAYIASIDAFGRRLSLRAAAMLLRVLRAQGHPAAPGLDRLVTGWCEDFATRFGARWVPVATQVEHQSRTVLAAYDRLVAAGRDERAG; from the coding sequence GTGACTCTCCTCCGTGACATGCGCTACCCCACACCGCGGGAACTCGGGCTCGCCGCCCGTGCTCTGGCGGACGAACACCCCGGCGAGGCCCGGCTCCGCCAGGCCGGCACCTCCCGGGCCGGACAGCCGCTCTGGGTGCTGTCCGTCGCCGCGACCGGCGGCGCCCCGCGCGCGGCCGACCGCAACGTCCTCGTCGTCGCCGGGGCGCACGCCAACGAGCCCGTCGGCGGCGCCACCGCCCTCTCGCTCGCCCGGCGCGTCCTCGACGACCCGGCGCCGCGGGCCGGCTGCGGCTGGCACTTCCTGCTCTGTGCCGACCCGGACGGCGCGGACCTGCACCGCACCCCCCACCCGTACTCGCTGCTCGACTACCACCGGAACTTCTTCCGGCCTCCCGGCCCCGAACAGCCCGAGTGGGCGCCGTCCTTACTGCCCCCGGACCGGCTGCCGCCCGAGACCCTGGCCCTGATGGCGCTCATCGACGAACTGCGGCCCGTCCTGCAGGTCTCCCTGCACGCCACCGACCTCGGCGGCTCCTGGGTGCAGCTCACCCGGGACGTGCCCGGCCTCGCCGAGCCGTTCGCCAAATCGGCCGCCGAGCTGCGCATCCCGGTGGAGAACGGCGCCTCCGACGCGGCCGGCTGGCCCTCCCCCGGGCCCGGGATCTTCGTCATCCCGCAGCCGGGCAGCGAGGCCGCCGGGGCCTTCCACCCGGAGGACACCCGGCTGAGCACCTGGTACCACGCCCACCGCTACGCCGGCACGACCGCCATCGTCGAAGTCCCCATGTGGGCCTCCGACCTGGTGGACGATCCGGCCCCGCACCCCGACCCGCGCGGCGCCCTGCGGATGCTGGCCGAGCGGCTCACCGCGGACGCCGCGCTCGTCGCCTCGGTCCGCGGCGGCGCCGACGTACGGCCGGGTCCGCCCTACGAGGACGAGGACGAGGCCCCGGCCGCGGCGCCCCTGCTGCGCGCGGTGGACTGGACGCTCGCGCTGATCCCGCGGATCGCCGCCGAGTGGACGGCCGGGGCCCCCGAGGAGGCCTCGGCGGCGTACATCGCCAGCATCGACGCCTTCGGGCGGCGCCTGTCGCTGCGCGCCGCCGCGATGCTGCTGCGGGTGCTGCGCGCCCAGGGGCATCCGGCGGCGCCCGGGCTGGACCGGCTGGTCACCGGGTGGTGCGAGGACTTCGCGACCCGTTTCGGGGCCCGCTGGGTCCCGGTGGCCACCCAGGTGGAACACCAGTCCCGGACCGTCCTGGCCGCCTACGACCGCCTCGTCGCGGCCGGCCGGGACGAGCGGGCCGGCTGA
- a CDS encoding 2OG-Fe(II) oxygenase: MSGYTMEPATPMEISPRVLPPSDRWSPALAVPAPVCRFENFLGAERAAALLEYAISREEDFTAGTVLDPLTGQVSRKGRDSLVLPVTSEVFSAHLADCLPLVQEVLGHRAALAQSLTVLTAHGEGGHFGIHTDSSRVRDVSTALSAVYYLHRTPRGFGGGQLRLYDTVVDEVRARPGESYRTIEPEHDTIAFFPSGAFHEVVPSTCPSGRFADHRFTLTTWISGGEPAVAPAPRRPHVWQWLADAAEGTRPLHDAGEDHDGARPVALPPPGPDTRLGPPGT; encoded by the coding sequence ATGAGCGGATACACGATGGAACCGGCCACGCCGATGGAAATCAGCCCGCGAGTCCTGCCTCCCTCCGACCGGTGGTCCCCCGCGCTCGCGGTACCGGCACCGGTCTGCCGTTTCGAGAACTTCCTGGGGGCGGAGCGCGCCGCCGCCCTGCTGGAGTACGCGATATCGCGCGAGGAGGACTTCACGGCGGGGACCGTCCTGGACCCGCTGACCGGACAGGTGTCCCGCAAGGGGCGGGACTCGCTGGTCCTTCCCGTGACCAGCGAGGTGTTCAGCGCACATCTGGCCGACTGTCTGCCGCTCGTCCAGGAGGTCCTCGGTCACCGGGCCGCACTCGCACAGTCGTTGACCGTCCTGACGGCGCACGGCGAAGGCGGCCACTTCGGCATCCACACGGACTCCTCGCGTGTCCGGGACGTGAGTACGGCACTGTCCGCCGTGTACTACCTGCACCGCACGCCGCGCGGCTTCGGCGGCGGCCAACTGCGCCTGTACGACACCGTGGTGGACGAGGTCCGGGCGCGGCCGGGGGAGTCCTACCGCACGATCGAGCCCGAGCACGACACCATCGCCTTCTTCCCCTCCGGGGCCTTCCACGAGGTCGTGCCGTCCACCTGCCCGAGCGGGCGGTTCGCGGACCACCGGTTCACCCTCACGACCTGGATATCCGGCGGGGAGCCCGCCGTGGCCCCGGCCCCCCGCCGGCCGCACGTCTGGCAGTGGCTGGCGGACGCGGCCGAAGGGACCCGCCCCCTCCACGACGCCGGGGAGGACCACGACGGGGCCAGGCCGGTGGCGCTGCCGCCGCCCGGCCCGGACACCCGCCTGGGGCCGCCCGGGACCTGA